One window of the Garciella nitratireducens DSM 15102 genome contains the following:
- a CDS encoding GNAT family N-acetyltransferase, with protein MNEFEQIWKIYQESFPKDEKRNLSLQKQILKNPNYHIIPFYKENILVGFMATWELDWELDKFIFIEHYAMDKRYRGQGYGEKFLRDFLQKTSKRIVLEVEKPETSIAKRRIQFYQRLGFYCNPFNYVQPSYEQDQQPVPLLLMTYPDPVSKEIFQHIKDKLYREVYGTSLFF; from the coding sequence ATGAATGAATTTGAGCAGATTTGGAAGATTTATCAAGAGTCTTTTCCCAAAGATGAAAAAAGGAATTTATCTTTACAAAAACAAATATTAAAAAATCCTAACTATCATATCATCCCTTTTTATAAGGAGAATATTCTGGTAGGATTTATGGCTACTTGGGAATTAGACTGGGAATTAGACAAGTTTATTTTTATTGAGCATTATGCGATGGATAAAAGATATAGAGGACAAGGATATGGAGAAAAGTTTTTAAGAGATTTTTTACAAAAAACAAGTAAAAGAATAGTTTTAGAAGTAGAAAAACCAGAAACTTCTATAGCCAAGAGACGAATTCAATTCTATCAAAGGCTAGGCTTTTATTGCAATCCTTTTAATTATGTACAACCCTCTTATGAACAGGATCAGCAACCAGTTCCTTTATTATTGATGACTTATCCTGATCCTGTTTCGAAAGAGATATTTCAGCATATAAAAGATAAACTCTATCGAGAAGTTTATGGGACAAGTCTTTTTTTCTAA
- a CDS encoding xanthine phosphoribosyltransferase produces MELLKQRIQKDGSVADGNIIKVDSFLNHQIDVSLLNEIGKEFKRRFASEKIDKILTIEASGIAIAVIAAQYFQVPVVFAKKSESKNLDVETYESNVYSYTKGKIYTIRVSKKYLKEGENILIIDDFLANGKAAQGLLDILKKAKCNLVGIGIVIEKGFQNGGKEIRKQNIKLESLAIIEKMNNGKIIFQ; encoded by the coding sequence ATGGAATTATTAAAACAAAGAATCCAAAAAGATGGTTCAGTCGCAGATGGAAATATTATAAAAGTAGATAGTTTTTTAAATCATCAAATAGATGTTTCCTTATTAAATGAAATAGGGAAAGAATTTAAAAGAAGATTTGCCTCAGAAAAAATAGATAAAATTCTTACCATTGAAGCTTCAGGAATCGCTATTGCAGTTATTGCTGCTCAATATTTTCAAGTTCCTGTAGTCTTTGCTAAAAAATCAGAATCCAAAAATTTAGATGTGGAAACTTACGAAAGTAATGTTTATTCCTATACAAAAGGGAAGATCTATACCATCCGAGTTTCTAAAAAATATTTAAAAGAAGGAGAAAATATTTTAATCATTGATGACTTTTTAGCTAACGGAAAAGCTGCACAAGGACTGCTAGATATTCTCAAAAAAGCAAAATGCAATCTTGTAGGGATTGGTATTGTTATCGAAAAAGGATTTCAAAATGGCGGAAAAGAAATCCGAAAACAAAATATTAAATTAGAATCCTTAGCTATCATTGAAAAAATGAACAATGGAAAAATTATTTTTCAATAG